One genomic window of Geoanaerobacter pelophilus includes the following:
- a CDS encoding DNA-binding protein, protein MKRLLMAVALSLSIVPVTAFGFGNMGQPQWNSANPSTAPAAPQSAPQSPAQGADISGRVVQTINSGGYSYVLLKKADGEKVWVAAPELKVNVGEQLTFEGGMEMINFQSSTLKRTFEKVVFSNGIAKGKDGKAKEAKKDQRSPGSMGAAVAVTDEKIKVKKATGKNAYSIAEVFKKKDKLKNKQVVINAKVVKVSSGIMNKNWIHLQDGTGSHMTADNDLVVTSDDIPIVGDLVTVKGKIETNKDFGGGYKYNVIIEKAKITIN, encoded by the coding sequence ATGAAACGCCTTTTAATGGCAGTCGCCCTTTCTCTAAGCATAGTACCGGTCACAGCCTTCGGTTTCGGCAATATGGGTCAGCCACAGTGGAACTCTGCCAACCCCTCGACAGCTCCTGCTGCGCCGCAGTCTGCCCCACAGTCTCCCGCTCAGGGGGCTGACATCTCCGGACGGGTGGTGCAGACCATAAACAGCGGTGGATACAGCTATGTGCTGCTGAAAAAAGCCGATGGCGAAAAAGTCTGGGTGGCTGCGCCGGAGTTGAAGGTGAACGTTGGTGAGCAGCTGACATTCGAGGGGGGAATGGAGATGATCAATTTCCAGAGTTCCACTCTGAAGCGGACTTTTGAAAAGGTAGTATTCTCCAATGGTATTGCCAAGGGTAAAGACGGCAAGGCAAAGGAAGCGAAGAAGGATCAGCGTTCACCAGGGAGCATGGGTGCCGCAGTGGCAGTCACCGACGAGAAGATCAAGGTGAAGAAGGCCACCGGGAAAAACGCTTACTCCATTGCCGAGGTCTTCAAGAAAAAGGACAAGCTAAAAAACAAGCAGGTGGTGATCAATGCCAAAGTGGTCAAGGTGTCGTCCGGCATCATGAACAAGAACTGGATTCACCTGCAGGATGGCACCGGTAGCCACATGACTGCAGACAATGACCTGGTGGTCACCTCTGATGACATCCCGATTGTAGGTGACCTCGTCACGGTCAAAGGGAAGATCGAGACCAACAAGGATTTCGGGGGCGGTTACAAGTACAATGTCATCATTGAAAAAGCGAAGATAACCATCAATTAG